From a region of the Plectropomus leopardus isolate mb unplaced genomic scaffold, YSFRI_Pleo_2.0 unplaced_scaffold1734, whole genome shotgun sequence genome:
- the LOC121964819 gene encoding death domain-containing protein CRADD-like, giving the protein VWRLPDSVLQKVPSDRDLSRLASRLGSEWESVLMDLGLSAEDLFRCRSDHQLSAHGAALAGLVRWRRCNGRRATVQRLLQSLQAADVHPSVLQDVLT; this is encoded by the coding sequence ACGTCTGGCGGCTTCCTGACTCGGTTCTCCAGAAGGTTCCTTCAGATCGGGACTTGTCCCGGCTGGCGTCCCGGCTGGGCTCTGAGTGGGAGTCGGTCCTGATGGATCTGGGTCTGTCTGCGGAGGATTTGTTCCGCTGTCGCTCCGATCACCAGCTCAGCGCTCACGGAGCCGCTCTGGCCGGTCTGGTTCGGTGGAGACGCTGTAACGGGCGGAGAGCCACGGTGCAGAGACTCCTGCAGAGCCTGCAGGCCGCCGACGTCCATCCGTCCGTCCTGCAGGACGTCCTGACGTGa